The following coding sequences lie in one Anolis carolinensis isolate JA03-04 unplaced genomic scaffold, rAnoCar3.1.pri scaffold_11, whole genome shotgun sequence genomic window:
- the calml4 gene encoding calmodulin-like protein 4 isoform X2, translating to MTVMRCLGASPTPGEVARHLQQHKIDSRGELDFSTFLSIMYKQMQQEDPKEEILLALLMTDKQKTGFITVAELRAKLMNLGEKLSWEEVDNLLKDTKVGHNGIVKYEDLVRSITLPVVDY from the exons ATGACGGTGATGCGGTGCCTGGGGGCCAGCCCCACCCCGGGTGAAGTGGCCAGGCACCTCCAGCAGCACAAGATCG ATAGCCGCGGAGAACTGGACTTTTCAACTTTCCTGAGCATAATGTACAAGCAAATGCAGCAGGAAGACCCCAAGGAGGAGATCCTGTTGGCCTTGCTGATGACCGACAAGCAGAAGACCGGCTTCATCACCGTGGCCGAGCTGAGGGCCAAGCTCATGAACCTGGGAGAAAAGCTCTCCTGGGAAGAag TGGACAACCTCTTGAAGGACACCAAGGTGGGACACAACGGGATCGTGAAGTACGAAGACTTGGTCCGTTCCATCACGCTTCCGGTGGTCGACTACTGA
- the calml4 gene encoding calmodulin-like protein 4 isoform X1 → MWDYGQAPQRCPCCCYLEHDGTAKAGAGRAVLRAMEGTAQTRPGLAGGASAETQEPESCVTPAVVIGCTWVDFRLRSQRKSDREAGCGGEDKAQQMAKFLSQDQIHEFKECFSLYDKKHKGKIKAGDLMTVMRCLGASPTPGEVARHLQQHKIDSRGELDFSTFLSIMYKQMQQEDPKEEILLALLMTDKQKTGFITVAELRAKLMNLGEKLSWEEVDNLLKDTKVGHNGIVKYEDLVRSITLPVVDY, encoded by the exons ATGTGGGATTATGGCCAAGCCCCCCAACGGTGCCCCTGCTGCTGCTATTTGGAGCATGACGGGACAGCCAAGGCTGGTGCAGGCCGTGCCGTGTTGCGGGCGATGGAGGGGACGGCCCAGACCAGGCCTGGCTTAGCAGGTGGTGCCTCTGCCGAAACCCAAGAACCCGAGTCTTGTGTTACACCTGCTGTTGTTATCGGCTGCACTTGGGTGGACTTTAGACTCCGATCTCAGAGGAAGAGCGACCGGGAAGCAGGCTGCGGAGGGGAGGATAAAGCCCAGCAAATG GCCAAGTTTCTCTCTCAGGACCAAATCCACG AGTTCAAGGAATGCTTTTCCCTGTACGATAAGAAGCACAAAGGGAAGATCAAGGCTGGAGACCTCATGACGGTGATGCGGTGCCTGGGGGCCAGCCCCACCCCGGGTGAAGTGGCCAGGCACCTCCAGCAGCACAAGATCG ATAGCCGCGGAGAACTGGACTTTTCAACTTTCCTGAGCATAATGTACAAGCAAATGCAGCAGGAAGACCCCAAGGAGGAGATCCTGTTGGCCTTGCTGATGACCGACAAGCAGAAGACCGGCTTCATCACCGTGGCCGAGCTGAGGGCCAAGCTCATGAACCTGGGAGAAAAGCTCTCCTGGGAAGAag TGGACAACCTCTTGAAGGACACCAAGGTGGGACACAACGGGATCGTGAAGTACGAAGACTTGGTCCGTTCCATCACGCTTCCGGTGGTCGACTACTGA